cttttctaaGCTATATGGGAACCCAGGTACCCTGTATTCGACGGGGTGCACAGATAAGTCGAATCTGAAAaggttgaaataaaatgtattatgtaAATACCATTGTTTGAATCCTtccttctgaaatatttttaaggcacAACTGGCACTTGGACGTACGTTATCTTTTACAAGATCtgtttaatgaaaagaaagctAATCAGTATGCGAAAATAAATCACACATCTAATAAACATGTctaacattgttatttttaatagaaacttACCAGTACAAGGTACACCACAATTGTGTTTTGAACCGAGTCTGCAAAATTTgtcatttatctaaaaatttaaaaacaaaattgttaaaaatgatgcgaaaatttaattttgtattatttgttatatatttgttatttatcagGGACCACGCGAGTATATCAAAGAAATCGTAATCATAGACAGCACAGATTGCggaacatataaaaaatataatgggaGCATATGGAAACTTATAGGAAACATTAGGAGAACATAGTAAAGCATATGAAGAACATAGTTAAATAACATATGAAGAACATAGAATCTCAAACGCCGCTAGATTTACATTCCAAATAGTAATAGAACAAATGACGCTAATTAGTAAACAAAAAGACGTTCTAAAAAACCATTTCTagaaactattttatgaaatatcggagaattagatattttttagaagcagccaaataatttaattttgctttaaataaatcaacaactataatttatgttttgtatatTGTGTTggacaaaattagaaatttttctacGGACCATTAACCTGTTGTAGCAGTTTTAACAatgacctttttttaaaacatttgatcactttttgaaaacatttgatcactttttcaaaaattgaaaattttaaacgattaagaaaattattgatattaatagtgtaagatattaatttgaAGCATCTCTTGAAATAGGGTAAACAGAATAaggttcatttctaaaatgatgaaaattttcataaagctTGGGTGAAATAAAGTAGttttcagaatactgaaaaatattcaaaatagttccatagttattaaaaaaataataaaatgcaattaagtGGCCATCGAGTGGCAACTGGcagactatttttttattttttttatcgtcatttgttttatttcgcaACCCTGTGCCGGTGGCAACAGCTAATTATGTCCTAAAGTTTGTGGATGAACGTTTTAAACGTTTGAACGGTTTTTTTTCGGAAGGGGGTAAAATGGTCATTTTAACTAGGTCaatagtagaaaataaatatgtaaataaagtagattgaaaaaaaatatttatgaagtagaTGGTAGACCTGCGTCTGGCTAATCAAAATGATGGAGAatcaaaactgaatttttatgaatactattatttaaaaattagtataaaatgtTCAGTTACTTGAAAAACTCCAAAATCAAAACTACCATCTTTTTGCTCCTCGCTTAAAGCTTGAGTGTTGAAACCACTTGCAAATTTTGCAAGACATACCCCTACAAAATATGACAACGGTTGAGTATATGGCAGATAATAACATTATGCacataataacataatattgcACACATTAACTTTCAGTTGACTTTTGTATGTAATAGCTACAACCTCttatatacatttattgaaatgtcacttttttcactgtaaaatgAATTTACCACGAATTAATTGTACAATGTTGATTCTTCTCTTCGTTGCATTGAATTTATAGACATATTTAATTGCAAGTAAGACCTTTATCGAATTCTAAAACTGTTTTCGTTTAAATTGGGATtcttatatattagtttaaaagaacTAACAGGTAGTGATTATTGTGAATAGCATGAATTTATTAGATCTACTGCTAAGTAGTGTCCGCGAAAGAACATGtctctttttgaaataatcaaaaaggttcttttataaaagaaagtgaTAGGATAGTAATAGTGATAAGTTTTGTATACTAACACTATTAAAGACTGATTAAACAATAGCAACCAACCACTTAACCCTTCAAAGCTAAAGTGGTATATAACACAAGAAAATATTCTCTAACTAGGTATCTCCCTACGCTGTTtaggaaacattatttttcaattagattCATCGGTTAAAACCCGCTAAACAGGGCTGCAAAATACCTTATAGAATGGTAGCCGACTAAAGCTTACAGAATTTATGACGATTTtgccaacatttaaaaaacctCTCCTTGATAGAGGTGGAACAAAATGGGTAGCATTTATTAGGGAAAACAGTCTAATCAACGAATCTGAATGCATGTCAAAATGAGGACTTGAATCTCCGATTCAAGTTCAGTTTTTATCTCAATCAAGGCAAATCCCTGACTAATATATTTCCCTACTTTGTTTGTGAAACATTCCTCAATTATATCCATTAATTGAAAACCATTGAGTCCAATAAACATAACAGACTCTATTAAACTAATAGATTCGTTACATTTATTAACGAAAACAGTCAAATTCTAATCAATGAATTTGAATCAATGGCAAAATGAGGATTTGAATTAacgattcaaaataaattttttctcaatataggCAAACGCCTACTATATATATCTCCCTTCTGTGTTTAGGAAACATTATTTCTCAATTGATCAAAACCCATTGAGTCCAATAAACATAGTGGACTCTACTCATCTAATAGATCCATTTGTTAAAGAAAACAGTCAAATTTAAATCAGCAAATTTGAATGTATGTCAAATTAGGGGTTTGAATCACCGTTTCAACagcaatttttattgcaatcaaGGTATACtcctacaaaatatttttccctacgctttttaagtcattttttataatttgaaccCAATAAATATAGTATAGTCTATTCAACTTTAAAGATACGCTACATTTactaaatgatgaaatttacaAATCATCAAATTTGAATCAATGTCAGAATGAGGATTTGAATCACGGTTTCAAAAGCAATGTTTATCTCAATCATTTAAATTCCAAAGTGTAGCgcaagttaataattaaatcattttttacttacatttggcagcatttattttgctttgaccCAAACTTATCATAGCCTCTGCAACTTCGCACGGTTGCAAAATTTTCCCCTGGACATCATTAATCagagaaaaggaaataaaaatcgcTGCTAGGGGTGACATTTTACTTCTCGGGTGACAGTTTTATAGTCTAagaaagctttttattaaatattttgatgattcGAGCTTATCTTATCTCTCAGTCGCAGACAAAAGGAGATATGTTTACCGTGGGATGTGTTACACGTGAATACGTTTCTATCTGTAAATCAATTATTGACTTTTTATAGCTGTCTCTATAATTACAATATAACAAGTAATTAACCCTTTGGCgcagaattttaataaacttatgttttagtattttgtattagtttaggtcaaaataagtgataaattttacatttaacataTTAACAATTTATGGTTATCAAATACAGCATGAAGCATCGGTgtctttttttctgctttaatggTAAAATCCTCCGCACACAGCTCACttcaaaagaataattcttcaaatttgcacttatttgcagttatttagatctttAGATCTTACACACACAGTTCACttcaaaagaataattcttcaaatttgcacttatttgcagttatttagatcctTAGATCTTCCACACACGGCTTACTTCAAAAGCAGGGGGGCGAAAAACcacccgtccgcccgtcctcggcggtcaaaaattccccgcggatagcgaatttctcgaatccgacgtccgcgcggacggccattttcccgttaatgttcgtgataaattttcaatttttgttatcttacaagagtctagctcagtgtttcccaacgtggGGCCCACGCCCCACTGGGGGGCAATTTGATTGTTAAGGGGGGCGATTCGAAAATGGACTCGACAAGAGTTTTACCCATTTGCTCCGGGACAATTAAATACAATGCTAGATCACGGTCCcaaaattgaaagagaaaaagcaaattcttaaataattgtggtcaataaatattataaattcgttTGATGAGACCAAAATATCAACTGGGTTTTTGGCGTCGTCAAGTTAACTAACCTCCCTGCGGCATATggtcaacacctcctagaaagaacaggcctcagcacgggttaccataaatatcccttagtagtccaaacgtaatgacatattttgtattttcaaccactgcgcagctttgTACCcctaacgtaatgacatctttcttatttttcgtcaactgcgcagttaacttcgtcacatcggactactaaattgatccgtgctgaggcctttctacttctaggaggtgttgataTGGTAGGCTCCGCGTAGACCCCTTGgcggtttaaaatttttctaaactatgCAGTTGTTCGCATCTGAATGGCCCGTCACAACTTCTGTAGTGTTACGCAACATTCAGTGATAGAAATCAATACCATAGTATGTCTTTTATGCCTGCAATGCAAgagtaaaatctttatttactgCTCACACTTCAACTCATACTTGTATTCGTGAGACTagttatgaaatttctttattcatcGCTAAATTTGGAAGAAATCATACTATAggagagaattaaaaaaaccgTCGATATCAGCATTTCTTAAAACGGTTTTTGAAAACGATGTAAAAGCTATGCCACTCAATAACAATACTGTTAGCAGAAGAATAGATGAAATGAgtgaagatattaaaaaacaacttgCTGACAAGCTAGAAACAAGAAAATTCTCAGTGCAAATGGATGAATCAACTTTGATAGACAGTGTGGCAGTATTGATAACTTacgtaaaatatattgataaagggcattttgttgaagaaatgtTGTTCTGTAAAAGATTAGAAAGCAACACTACCTTCaaagatattatataataagAACTACTTAGATGTCAATAATAtaccaatgaaaaatataacatgcTGCAGATGGTGCTCCTAATATGATGGGCAAGAAAAATTGCtacttaaaattgatgaaagatGAGAATCCAAAAATGACTCTTGTGCATTGTGTTATTGCATAGGGAAAAGTTGTGCATAGGGAAAACTTGGTAACTAAAAACATGTCGCCTGTTCTAAATGAAGTACTTACATTCACTAATAAAGTGTATCAATGCTATTAAAGCTAATGCCAAATGTAAGCGCCTCTTCAAGCtgttttgtgaagaaaaaaatgcaaaccatgtgaaacttttatttcactCTGAAGTAAGATGGCTCTCTAAAGGGAACTGCTTGAAAAGATTCATGGAGCTGTTTGATACTCTTAGTGATTTTTTAAGCGACAAACCTGATATGAAGTATCTGTTAACAGTCGAAGGTAAAGCATTTGTGAGTTATTTAGCCGATTTCtctgaaaaactaaatatattaaataagcaacttcaaggaacaaataaaactcttgttGATACAAAAACGAAGATATTTGGTTTCATTGCCCTTATTGAGTTAAgtctgaaaacaaaaacttgGATCAGTTTAATTGTccccaaaaattaaaagtatatgaTGCCGCTTTACTAGTTATTGTCGatcatctgaaaattctatcggctgatttaaaagaaggattttctgatttaaagcaaatagatttttcaacaaGGATGATGCAGCTAATGTTAGTGCATTTGTCTGTTATATGAAATATGCAGTATCAAGAAGAACtctcagaaatttcaaaatgataagtcagttaaaactttatttttatataaaaggagTGATGGCATGACTTTGTGAGGAAACAGAAATCAAATACCAAATTCAACCAAATAtgcaagaaaactattgttaccgTTTCCATCTTTATATTTAGCTGAATGTGGATTTAGTGCTGTAAATGCtgctagtaaaaaaaaagggaaatcgCCTGGATATAACACAGTGGGTAGAGTTGAGGCTGCAAGCTAACCAAATtggaaactaacataaaatctCTGTGCAGCAAGTGCAAGGATctctctaaattaaaatattaaatcattatagaaaaatctttgtgaaaattatttcgaatttgaattttagtttttcattataagtttcattataagttgaaattttacttactgtGTTTCGTCAACAATTTCCTAGAGATTTCTCACTGAAACCTATCATTTAAGTTTCTGATgtgaacaattcaattttttaatattaaaaattatgtatgtcACATAGGGGGGCAcaagaattttagaaaggctTGAGTGGGGCATGGcacaaaaaaggttgggaaacactggtctagctcctcacttctaaaatgacccacaatacagaaacatactgcgcatggtggaattgatgttttctttgtctgggagtactgcagctgTTGAAaagggcttttcagcaatgaacttacaaaaaagcACATtgcgtactggtcttaaacaagaagcgttaaacggaattatgaacatctatctaaatggaaaacccctttcagatttctgtgcagaagcctgcaaatcattggcttgattgggGAACTGACAAAcgtcatattttattcatttaaaaaacgcagtaccctcggataaattgacattctagataacttgacctttgtcatttaaattatttcgtaaaagaaataaattatttcgtaaGAGAAATACTAGGTccctattagtaacctagtatttcttttattactgtataatgtaatcctagtaactaccaattcattgtgcaatttatataaatgtttgtaataaataagagaaaattatatttttatttatttagaagcta
Above is a window of Parasteatoda tepidariorum isolate YZ-2023 chromosome 5, CAS_Ptep_4.0, whole genome shotgun sequence DNA encoding:
- the LOC107438679 gene encoding lysozyme C, tracheal isozyme, with protein sequence MSPLAAIFISFSLINDVQGKILQPCEVAEAMISLGQSKINAAKWVCLAKFASGFNTQALSEEQKDGSFDFGVFQINDKFCRLGSKHNCGVPCTDLVKDNVRPSASCALKIFQKEGFKQWPAFKNNCQNIDTSRFIIKCSLRRKRNAYPFLREKEIRHE